From Brassica oleracea var. oleracea cultivar TO1000 chromosome C3, BOL, whole genome shotgun sequence, a single genomic window includes:
- the LOC106336302 gene encoding protein transport protein Sec61 subunit alpha-like — MGGGFRVLHLVRPFLAFLPEVQSADRKVPFREKVIYTVISLFIFLVCSQLPLYGIHSTTGADPFYWMRVILASNRGTVMELGITPIVTSGLVMQLLAGSKIIEVDNNVREDRALLNGAQKLLGILIAIGEAVAYVLSGMYGPVGQLGVGNAILIILQLFFAGIIVICLDELLQKGYGLGSGISLFIATNICESIIWKAFSPTTINTGRGAEFEGAVIALFHMLITKSNKVAALRQAFYRQNLPNVTNLLATVLIFLIVIYFQGFRVVLPVRSKNARGQQGSYPIKLFYTSNMPIILQSALVSNLYFISQLLYRKFSGNFFVNLLGQWKESEYSGQSIPVSGLAYLITAPASFSDMAAHPFHALFYIVFMLTACALFSKTWIEVSGSSARDVAKQLKEQQMVMPGHRESNLQKELNRYIPTAAAFGGVCIGALTVLADFMGAIGSGTGILLAVTIIYQYFETFEKEKASELGFFGF, encoded by the exons ATGGGAGGAGGATTTAGAGTTTTGCATTTGGTGAGGCCGTTCTTGGCCTTTCTGCCTGAGGTGCAGAGTGCTGACAGGAAGGTGCCTTTCAGAGAGAAGGTTATCTACACTGTCATCTCTCTCTTCATCTTTCTTGTCTGCAGTCAGCTTCCTCTCTATGGTATTCATTCAACGACGGGTGCCGATCCTTTCTATTGGATGCGTGTCATTCTTGCTTCCAACCGTGGGACTGTGATGGAGCTCGGTATTACTCCTATCGTCACGTCTGGGCTCGTGATGCAGCTCTTGGCAGGTTCTAAGATTATTGAGGTTGACAACAATGTCCGTGAGGACCGTGCCCTCTT GAATGGTGCTCAGAAGCTTCTTGGTATTCTGATTGCCATCGGTGAGGCTGTTGCATATGTTCTTTCTGGAATGTATGGTCCCGTTGGACAGCTTGGTGTTGGAAATGCCATTCTCATCATCCTCCAGCTTTTCTTTGCCGGAATCATTGTTATCTGCCTTGACGAGCTTCTTCAGAAGGGATATGGTCTTGGCTCAGGAATCTCCCTTTTCATTGCCACCAACATCTG TGAGAGCATTATCTGGAAGGCATTTAGCCCAACGACCATCAACACCGGTCGTGGAGCTGAGTTTGAAGGTGCTGTTATTGCATTGTTCCATATGCTGATAACCAAGTCCAACAAGGTTGCAGCTCTCCGCCAAGCGTTCTACCGGCAAAACCTTCCAAATGTTACCAACTTGCTCGCCACCGTCTTGATATTCCTGATTGTGATCTACTTCCAAGGTTTCCGTGTGGTTCTGCCTGTGAGATCAAAGAATGCCCGTGGGCAACAGGGTTCTTACCCAATCAAGTTGTTCTACACCTCTAACATGCCCATCATTCTCCAATCTGCTCTCGTCTCAAATCTTTACTTCATCTCTCAG CTTCTCTACAGGAAGTTCAGTGGAAATTTCTTTGTAAACCTATTGGGACAATGGAAAGAATCTGAGTACAGTGGGCAATCTATTCCAGTTAGTGGTCTGGCTTACCTCATCACAGCTCCAGCAAG CTTCTCGGACATGGCAGCTCACCCGTTCCATGCTCTGTTCTACATTGTTTTCATGCTCACTGCTTGTGCTCTTTTCTCAAAGACATGGATTGAAGTCTCTGGATCTTCTGCTAGGGACGTAGCTAAGCAGCTCAAG GAACAACAAATGGTGATGCCTGGACACAGAGAGTCAAACTTACAGAAGGAGCTGAACAGGTATATCCCAACAGCAGCAGCTTTCGGAGGAGTGTGTATTGGTGCACTGACCGTTCTGGCTGATTTCATGGGAGCCATTGGGTCGGGGACTGGAATTCTCTTGGCGGTCACAATCATATATCAATATTTCGAGACCTTTGAGAAGGAAAAGGCAAGTGAACTCGGCTTCTTCGGGTTCTAA
- the LOC106335911 gene encoding RNA polymerase II degradation factor 1-like isoform X1, whose protein sequence is MSGKKSYNGVSDIPSGSRKMVQSLKEIVNCCPEAEIYAVLKDCNMDPNEAVNRLLSQDPFHEVKSKKEKKKENRDIPDSRPRGYSNTYNRGSRGGSDRYAGRSGATSFGSSESGRLQGKTTNKRESEKQTYAGSFSSTSGVSSHRQIPHSDSVAVDSKTPTVSSGISSSQPVSVQQTPWFGAAGQMSMADIVKMGGRPHSKKTNSQKNHEHESAANQHVPVKDQWPSIEKPMAPGTASVSVAPTESETCSGPADYQSSRGDHQLKGQWEDTQLADNGPFGNHGRDQVQADTVADGVVPEDESGVSSEFDDNTYRHETTQNHPVEHQKDQDNVSSVAANLQELSIENHDKHSSHDEDRPAVLIPDHLLVYTEECSQLSFGSFGSRPLNNNLEEASDIAPQIEHSDARNTEFYGDEHLGSMSNGNRVHASTAENYNDSSESQGEDLLPENPETVHQENQYTVAQSDQEYAYENAKQQMNTAFDASQTSMHNQMQNLTSLTNVMQGYSNSVPNTLLGQNAQSARELELQYTTFPGAQSMPSRSNDSSQGGQSISMPEALRDGGGIQTTQPSQQNLPGANIATQQLPMHPYSQHTVPLTHFANMMSYPLMPQSYPYMPFAGNSPYHPSLAALLPQYKNNVSASNLPQSVTSAPISSAYGFGNSNNVGPGNFPLNQQQQQQQAAPTGATLSYEDIMSLQYKQNNHLLSLQQQQQQQNDNSPLWVHGPGSQTMSGVQSNAYYSLQAQQQAQQEAQQQYGSLGYPNYYQSQTGMSMEHQQQNPREGGSQGQPSKQTQQQHLWQNSY, encoded by the exons ATGAGCGGCAAGAAAAGCTATAACGGGGTTTCAGATATCCCGTCAGGGTCGAGGAAGATGGTACAGAGTTTGAAAGAGATTGTGAACTGCTGCCCTGAGGCAGAGATCTACGCCGTGCTCAAAGACTGTAACATGGATCCTAACGAAGCCGTCAATCGCCTCCTCTCCCAAG ATCCTTTTCATGAGGTTAAGAGCAAAAAAGAAAAGAAGAAAGAG AATAGGGATATACCGGATTCTCGGCCACGAGGCTATAGCAACACTTACAACCGTGGGAGTAGAGGTGGTTCTGATCGTTATGCTGGAAGAAGTGGAGCTACCTCTTTCGGCTCTAGTG AGTCGGGAAGGCTTCAAGGAAAAACTACAAACAAGAGAGAGAGCGAGAAGCAGACTTATGCAGGTTCTTTTTCTTCTACGTCTGGAGTATCCAGCCACCGTCAGATACCACACAG TGATTCCGTTGCTGTGGACAGTAAAACGCCAACTGTTAGCTCGGGTATATCATCATCACAGCCTGTTTCTGTACAGCAAACTCCATGGTTTGGAGCTGCGGGTCAGATGTCTATGGCTGACATTGTGAAAATGGGGGGTAGACCCCATAGCAAGAAAACCAACTCTCAGAAAAATCACGAGCATGAAAGTGCTGCAAATCAACATGTACCTGTAAAAGATCAATGGCCTTCGATTGAGAAGCCAATGGCTCCTGGCACTGCTTCTGTATCAGTGGCACCAACTGAGTCAGAGACATGCAGCGGTCCAGCAGATTATCAGTCCAGTAGAGGAGATCATCAACTGAAGGGCCAATGGGAAGATACACAGTTAGCAGATAATGGTCCCTTTGGAAATCATGGAAGAGATCAGGTGCAGGCTGACACTGTCGCTGATGGAGTTGTTCCAGAAGATGAATCTGGAGTGTCATCTGAGTTTGATGATAATACATACAGACACGAAACAACTCAGAACCATCCTGTTGAGCACCAGAAAG ATCAAGATAATGTTTCGTCTGTTGCTGCCAACCTTCAAGAATTAAGCATAGAGAACCATGATAAACACTCCTCCCATGATGAGGATAGACCTGCTGTCTTAATTCCAGATCATCTGCTAGTCTATACAGAAGAATGCTCACAATTAAGCTTTGGAAGCTTCGGATCAAGACCTTTGAACAATAATTTAGAAGAGGCATCTGATATAGCTCCACAGATTGAACATTCTGATGCTAG AAATACCGAGTTCTATGGAGATGAACATTTAGGAAGCATGTCCAATGGAAACAGGGTCCATGCGTCTACTGCAGAAAATTACAATGATTCTTCAGAATCTCAGGGGGAGGATTTGTTGCCAGAAAATCCTGAAACCGTTCATCAGGAGAACCAGTACACCGTTGCTCAATCCGATCAAGAGTATGCATATGAAAACGCCAAGCAGCAGATGAATACTGCGTTTGATGCTTCACAGACGAGCATGCATAATCAGATGCAGAATCTTACCTCTTTAACAAATGTGATG CAAGGGTATTCAAACTCTGTTCCAAACACTCTATTGGGACAGAATGCACAAAGTGCGAGGGAGCTTGAGCTTCAGTACACGACTTTCCCAGGGGCACAGTCCATGCCATCAAGAAGCAACGATTCCTCACAAGGTGGCCAAAGCATTTCTATGCCAGAG GCGCTCAGAGATGGTGGTGGTATTCAAACAACGCAGCCAAGCCAGCAGAACTTACCCGGTGCCAATATTGCTACTCAACAGCTACCAATGCATCCATACTCTCAGCATACTGTGCCTCTAACTCACTTTGCCAACATGATGAGTTATCCTTTGATGCCTCAGAGCTACCCATACATGCCATTTGCTGGTAATAGCCCATACCACCCGTCACTGGCCGCTTTGCTTCCGCAGTACAAAAACAACGTCTCAGCCAGTAATTTGCCTCAGTCAGTAACTTCTGCCCCTATCTCCTCCGCGTATGGGTTTGGGAATTCAAACAATGTTGGACCCGGAAACTTCCCTCTTAACCAACAACAACAACAACAACAGGCAGCTCCTACTGGGGCAACACTCAGTTATGAAGACATCATGAGTCTACAATACAAACAGAACAACCATCTATTGTCACTTCAGCAGCAACAACAACAGCAG AATGATAACTCGCCTCTATGGGTTCATGGACCTGGTTCTCAAACAATGTCTGGTGTCCAGAGCAATGCGTACTACAGCCTTCAAGCACAACAGCAAGCTCAGCAAGAAGCGCAACAGCAATATGGATCGCTTGGCTACCCAAACTACTATCAGTCACAGACCGGAATGTCAATGGAGCACCAACAGCAAAACCCAAGGGAGGGTGGCTCGCAAGGCCAACCTTCAAAGCAAACTCAGCAGCAGCACCTCTGGCAAAACTCTTACTAG
- the LOC106335911 gene encoding RNA polymerase II degradation factor 1-like isoform X2, with product MPFCIQQTLYPFHEVKSKKEKKKENRDIPDSRPRGYSNTYNRGSRGGSDRYAGRSGATSFGSSESGRLQGKTTNKRESEKQTYAGSFSSTSGVSSHRQIPHSDSVAVDSKTPTVSSGISSSQPVSVQQTPWFGAAGQMSMADIVKMGGRPHSKKTNSQKNHEHESAANQHVPVKDQWPSIEKPMAPGTASVSVAPTESETCSGPADYQSSRGDHQLKGQWEDTQLADNGPFGNHGRDQVQADTVADGVVPEDESGVSSEFDDNTYRHETTQNHPVEHQKDQDNVSSVAANLQELSIENHDKHSSHDEDRPAVLIPDHLLVYTEECSQLSFGSFGSRPLNNNLEEASDIAPQIEHSDARNTEFYGDEHLGSMSNGNRVHASTAENYNDSSESQGEDLLPENPETVHQENQYTVAQSDQEYAYENAKQQMNTAFDASQTSMHNQMQNLTSLTNVMQGYSNSVPNTLLGQNAQSARELELQYTTFPGAQSMPSRSNDSSQGGQSISMPEALRDGGGIQTTQPSQQNLPGANIATQQLPMHPYSQHTVPLTHFANMMSYPLMPQSYPYMPFAGNSPYHPSLAALLPQYKNNVSASNLPQSVTSAPISSAYGFGNSNNVGPGNFPLNQQQQQQQAAPTGATLSYEDIMSLQYKQNNHLLSLQQQQQQQNDNSPLWVHGPGSQTMSGVQSNAYYSLQAQQQAQQEAQQQYGSLGYPNYYQSQTGMSMEHQQQNPREGGSQGQPSKQTQQQHLWQNSY from the exons ATGCCATTTTGCATTCAGCAAACTTTGT ATCCTTTTCATGAGGTTAAGAGCAAAAAAGAAAAGAAGAAAGAG AATAGGGATATACCGGATTCTCGGCCACGAGGCTATAGCAACACTTACAACCGTGGGAGTAGAGGTGGTTCTGATCGTTATGCTGGAAGAAGTGGAGCTACCTCTTTCGGCTCTAGTG AGTCGGGAAGGCTTCAAGGAAAAACTACAAACAAGAGAGAGAGCGAGAAGCAGACTTATGCAGGTTCTTTTTCTTCTACGTCTGGAGTATCCAGCCACCGTCAGATACCACACAG TGATTCCGTTGCTGTGGACAGTAAAACGCCAACTGTTAGCTCGGGTATATCATCATCACAGCCTGTTTCTGTACAGCAAACTCCATGGTTTGGAGCTGCGGGTCAGATGTCTATGGCTGACATTGTGAAAATGGGGGGTAGACCCCATAGCAAGAAAACCAACTCTCAGAAAAATCACGAGCATGAAAGTGCTGCAAATCAACATGTACCTGTAAAAGATCAATGGCCTTCGATTGAGAAGCCAATGGCTCCTGGCACTGCTTCTGTATCAGTGGCACCAACTGAGTCAGAGACATGCAGCGGTCCAGCAGATTATCAGTCCAGTAGAGGAGATCATCAACTGAAGGGCCAATGGGAAGATACACAGTTAGCAGATAATGGTCCCTTTGGAAATCATGGAAGAGATCAGGTGCAGGCTGACACTGTCGCTGATGGAGTTGTTCCAGAAGATGAATCTGGAGTGTCATCTGAGTTTGATGATAATACATACAGACACGAAACAACTCAGAACCATCCTGTTGAGCACCAGAAAG ATCAAGATAATGTTTCGTCTGTTGCTGCCAACCTTCAAGAATTAAGCATAGAGAACCATGATAAACACTCCTCCCATGATGAGGATAGACCTGCTGTCTTAATTCCAGATCATCTGCTAGTCTATACAGAAGAATGCTCACAATTAAGCTTTGGAAGCTTCGGATCAAGACCTTTGAACAATAATTTAGAAGAGGCATCTGATATAGCTCCACAGATTGAACATTCTGATGCTAG AAATACCGAGTTCTATGGAGATGAACATTTAGGAAGCATGTCCAATGGAAACAGGGTCCATGCGTCTACTGCAGAAAATTACAATGATTCTTCAGAATCTCAGGGGGAGGATTTGTTGCCAGAAAATCCTGAAACCGTTCATCAGGAGAACCAGTACACCGTTGCTCAATCCGATCAAGAGTATGCATATGAAAACGCCAAGCAGCAGATGAATACTGCGTTTGATGCTTCACAGACGAGCATGCATAATCAGATGCAGAATCTTACCTCTTTAACAAATGTGATG CAAGGGTATTCAAACTCTGTTCCAAACACTCTATTGGGACAGAATGCACAAAGTGCGAGGGAGCTTGAGCTTCAGTACACGACTTTCCCAGGGGCACAGTCCATGCCATCAAGAAGCAACGATTCCTCACAAGGTGGCCAAAGCATTTCTATGCCAGAG GCGCTCAGAGATGGTGGTGGTATTCAAACAACGCAGCCAAGCCAGCAGAACTTACCCGGTGCCAATATTGCTACTCAACAGCTACCAATGCATCCATACTCTCAGCATACTGTGCCTCTAACTCACTTTGCCAACATGATGAGTTATCCTTTGATGCCTCAGAGCTACCCATACATGCCATTTGCTGGTAATAGCCCATACCACCCGTCACTGGCCGCTTTGCTTCCGCAGTACAAAAACAACGTCTCAGCCAGTAATTTGCCTCAGTCAGTAACTTCTGCCCCTATCTCCTCCGCGTATGGGTTTGGGAATTCAAACAATGTTGGACCCGGAAACTTCCCTCTTAACCAACAACAACAACAACAACAGGCAGCTCCTACTGGGGCAACACTCAGTTATGAAGACATCATGAGTCTACAATACAAACAGAACAACCATCTATTGTCACTTCAGCAGCAACAACAACAGCAG AATGATAACTCGCCTCTATGGGTTCATGGACCTGGTTCTCAAACAATGTCTGGTGTCCAGAGCAATGCGTACTACAGCCTTCAAGCACAACAGCAAGCTCAGCAAGAAGCGCAACAGCAATATGGATCGCTTGGCTACCCAAACTACTATCAGTCACAGACCGGAATGTCAATGGAGCACCAACAGCAAAACCCAAGGGAGGGTGGCTCGCAAGGCCAACCTTCAAAGCAAACTCAGCAGCAGCACCTCTGGCAAAACTCTTACTAG
- the LOC106334137 gene encoding uncharacterized protein LOC106334137, whose product MRGSASLVTLNHKILRPCRKLLIRITKSCPRRQTRHLKLKKASSSSSRKPGNKVTKVVALFFLSFHKKKQKKEKMKRLNELRSYSHAVSDQKKTKKKASADQESSKKKVFPSRLKMSWLGQGKGTNNTHKVPQDQDPRRDSTSAFIP is encoded by the coding sequence ATGAGAGGGTCTGCGTCGTTGGTCACGTTAAACCACAAGATTCTCCGACCGTGTAGGAAACTCCTGATCAGAATCACCAAGAGCTGTCCTCGGCGCCAAACCCGGCATTTGAAACTCAAGAAAGCTTCTTCTTCTTCTTCAAGAAAGCCAGGGAACAAGGTTACCAAGGTGGTGGCCTTGTTCTTCCTCTCTTTCCATAAGAAGAAGCAGAAGAAAGAGAAGATGAAGAGGCTCAACGAACTAAGGAGCTACTCCCACGCTGTCAGTGACCAGAAGAAGACAAAGAAGAAGGCCTCAGCAGACCAAGAATCAAGCAAGAAGAAAGTGTTTCCATCAAGACTCAAAATGTCTTGGCTTGGTCAAGGTAAGGGTACCAACAACACACACAAAGTTCCACAAGATCAGGATCCACGTAGAGACAGCACAAGCGCATTCATTCCGTGA